The region AACTATCAATTATGCTATCTGAGGATTGGTTCTTTAAAATATAGCCCTCTGCCCCATTTTTAATGGCCTCTTTTATATATTCATCGTCCTTAAAAGTTGTTAATATTACAACTTTTATATCCTTAAAACTTCCTTTTATCATCTTTGTTCCAAGAACTCCATCCATAACTGGCATTCTAACATCCATAAGTACAATATCTGGCTGCTCCTTTTGACAAAAATCAAAGGCTTCCTTTCCATTTGAACATGTACCTACAATCTCTATTTCTTCCTCTAAGTCTAACAATATGCTTAAGCTTTCTCGTATTAATCCATCATCATCAACTATTAGTACCTTCAAATATCTTCCCCCCATCGGTATTTCTCGGAATTATACAAACTATTAAAAATCCATTATCACCATTTGTAGATATAGTTCCACCAACACTTTTTACTCTATCTCTCATACCGCTTATGCCTAGTCCATCTTTAATTTTATTACATCCCATACCATTATCTTTTATATAAAGCCTAATATACTTTTCATTTATGTCTATAATTATTTTCATTTCATCAGCGCCGGAATACTTAAAAGCATTAGTAAGTGCTTCCTTAATATTAAGTGCCATTACTTGCATATTAACCGGAGATATTAAACTTTCATCACCATTACATTCAAACTTCACTTTGCAAAATTTAAAATTATCAATTATTTTCTTTATGTATTCAATTCCAACCTCTTCTTTTGGTACTATATTATGTACTGTATTTCTCATAAGTGTCAAAGTCTCAGAAATTCTCTCTGTACTTTCAGCTAAAATCTTTTTTGCTTTCTCATCATTCTTTCCATATAACTTTAGAGCAACCTGAAGCTGCATATAAGTTCCAGCAATACTGTGTCCTACATTATCATGAAGGCTTCTTGCAATTCTGTTTCTCTCCTTTATTTCTGTCATATGAGCTATTTCAATTGAAGATTGCATGAGTTTTGTTTTCGCTGCTTCAAGTTCATATATAAGTCTTCTTTCATCGTCAAATGTACTTTTATAAACATCTTCACGCTTTCTCATAAGCATTAAATAATATGCAATCATAGCATAAATCAAACAAAATATCATAAATACTAAATTAACAGTATGACTCAAGAAATAAAAAACAGCTATAAGTACAAGAACTAATCCCAAATAAAATTCATCATAAACAAAATCAAGTATAAC is a window of Clostridium pasteurianum DNA encoding:
- a CDS encoding response regulator transcription factor produces the protein MKVLIVDDDGLIRESLSILLDLEEEIEIVGTCSNGKEAFDFCQKEQPDIVLMDVRMPVMDGVLGTKMIKGSFKDIKVVILTTFKDDEYIKEAIKNGAEGYILKNQSSDSIIDSLKTVVKGNMVFEKNVAQTISNFIKNGENKSDLEKYNLTDRERDILKLIGDGLSNKEIAGKLYLSEGTVRNYITNLLEKLELRDRTQLAIFYLKNS
- a CDS encoding sensor histidine kinase, whose translation is MENKFLIILKLIFFFYIVIEFGLNNVQGYVVVALFLINLIVFTLRERFYRFKYMDIIELITVSVASFFYSDFIFLFPAVILDFVYDEFYLGLVLVLIAVFYFLSHTVNLVFMIFCLIYAMIAYYLMLMRKREDVYKSTFDDERRLIYELEAAKTKLMQSSIEIAHMTEIKERNRIARSLHDNVGHSIAGTYMQLQVALKLYGKNDEKAKKILAESTERISETLTLMRNTVHNIVPKEEVGIEYIKKIIDNFKFCKVKFECNGDESLISPVNMQVMALNIKEALTNAFKYSGADEMKIIIDINEKYIRLYIKDNGMGCNKIKDGLGISGMRDRVKSVGGTISTNGDNGFLIVCIIPRNTDGGKIFEGTNS